The proteins below are encoded in one region of Phaseolus vulgaris cultivar G19833 chromosome 1, P. vulgaris v2.0, whole genome shotgun sequence:
- the LOC137813852 gene encoding uncharacterized protein isoform X1: protein MVGTLVEIDKDTLEMDELEYARVLIKLPVAREARWSNCMKVNETLCQIAIEEEPFNNIKRCYFGEWERNYDDGDFGSFVGRECGASEGSEFGSNLNFHGCVGEEMTVEEAEGILRREARAATKDRKGDVDGQHITGIQNDRHINEVIDGLVGQDGCINEEGDDLEGMSRNFNVALNEVGGERQTLTELKNLYVDIGPMGDWAQFQTLERGMCLAGTGPSISEIEFSGIGSRADVALGQPNNGHLTTPVALVGDKGAFTVAACARRDTSVRMVDASAAVATRTEVAPAVHDAATPPFVSNHGRDDRREVVAVLSQPTRGVTRTGSLSAAHEVVLLLPCLDAPATPVGDGYWVVAETSSESGSDPAYSLVVRRPLHFAATFTGGLSVSPVGNVRFQRQATALPDVGQRLMEVGECSNSKSQKVGITCPNRPKDQSRTMDVRLVSSSTDFSNNGTKNCLVWLKNENVEADRIWKSGKELGYSRLGKNDDILNRLKELEERDNGKEGLDRGGLNGGYDETD, encoded by the coding sequence ATGGTCGGAACACTTGTAGAAATTGACAAGGATACATTGGAGATGGATGAACTAGAATATGCAAGAGTCCTAATTAAATTGCCTGTAGCAAGGGAGGCTCGTTGGTCAAATTGTATGAAGGTCAATGAGACTCTATGTCAAATAGCCATTGAAGAAGAaccttttaataatattaagagatGTTATTTTGGTGAATGGGAGAGAAATTATGATGATGGTGATTTCGGAAGTTTCGTAGGGAGGGAATGCGGTGCATCGGAAGGGTCAGAGTTTGGAAGTAACCTAAATTTTCATGGTTGTGTTGGGGAGGAGATGACGGTGGAAGAGGCGGAGGGGATCCTCCGTAGGGAGGCACGCGCGGCTACAAAAGACAGGAAGGGTGACGTGGATGGCCAACATATTACTGGGATACAAAACGATAGACATATTAATGAGGTAATTGATGGTTTAGTTGGCCAAGATGGGTGCATTAATGAGGAAGGTGATGATTTAGAGGGGATGTCCAGAAATTTTAACGTTGCACTTAATGAGGTAGGTGGTGAGAGGCAAACCCTAACTGAGTTAAAAAACTTATATGTTGATATTGGGCCTATGGGTGACTGGGCCCAATTCCAAACATTAGAGAGGGGGATGTGCTTAGCTGGAACAGGCCCATCCATCAGTGAAATTGAATTTTCTGGGATAGGAAGTAGGGCTGATGTGGCCCTAGGTCAACCTAACAACGGCCATCTTACAACGCCGGTTGCGCTCGTCGGAGATAAGGGGGCCTTCACTGTGGCTGCATGTGCGCGGAGGGACACATCTGTTCGAATGGTGGACGCTTCAGCGGCGGTGGCGACGAGAACGGAGGTCGCTCCCGCTGTACATGACGCTGCGACGCCGCCTTTCGTAAGCAACCATGGTCGCGACGATCGAAGGGAGGTTGTTGCTGTGTTATCACAACCCACTAGGGGTGTCACTCGAACTGGTTCTCTCTCTGCCGCACACGAAGTTGTTTTGTTGCTGCCTTGCCTTGATGCACCGGCCACGCCTGTCGGAGATGGTTACTGGGTGGTGGCGGAAACTTCCTCGGAATCTGGAAGTGATCCTGCGTACTCTCTGGTGGTCCGTAGACCGCTACACTTTGCTGCAACATTTACTGGGGGTCTTTCTGTGAGCCCTGTGGGGAACGTGAGGTTTCAGCGTCAAGCTACAGCGTTACCAGATGTTGGACAAAGGTTGATGGAAGTTGGGGAGTGTAGCAACAGCAAGTCACAAAAGGTGGGGATTACATGTCCTAACAGACCCAAAGATCAATCTCGCACAATGGATGTAAGGTTAGTATCTAGTTCTACTGACTTTTCTAATAACGGTACTAAAAATTGCTTGGTCTGGTTAAAGAATGAGAATGTGGAAGCAGATAGAATATGGAAGTCAGGAAAGGAATTAGGATACTCTCGTTTGGGAAAAAATGATGATATACTAAACAGGTTAAAAGAGTTGGAAGAAAGGGATAACGGGAAGGAGGGATTAGACAGGGGTGGGCTAAATGGCGGTTATGATGAAACTGATTAG
- the LOC137813852 gene encoding uncharacterized protein isoform X2, with protein sequence MVGTLVEIDKDTLEMDELEYARVLIKLPVAREARWSNCMKVNETLCQIAIEEEPFNNIKRCYFGEWERNYDDGDFGSFVGRECGASEGSEFGSNLNFHGCVGEEMTVEEAEGILRREARAATKDRKGDVDGQHITGIQNDRHINEVIDGLVGQDGCINEEGDDLEGMSRNFNVALNEVGGERQTLTELKNLYVDIGPMGDWAQFQTLERGMCLAGTGPSISEIEFSGIGSRADVALGQPNNGHLTTPVALVGDKGAFTVAACARRDTSVRMVDASAAVATRTEVAPAVHDAATPPFVSNHGRDDRREVVAVLSQPTRGVTRTGSLSAAHEVVLLLPCLDAPATPVGDGYWVVAETSSESGSDPAYSLVVRRPLHFAATFTGGLSVSPVGNVRFQRQATALPDVGQRLMEVGECSNSKSQKVGITCPNRPKDQSRTMDVRSHRVLLSGKVGLRDGRVRLMILFMECGKGSAFDVLCSVWWWNLVWR encoded by the exons ATGGTCGGAACACTTGTAGAAATTGACAAGGATACATTGGAGATGGATGAACTAGAATATGCAAGAGTCCTAATTAAATTGCCTGTAGCAAGGGAGGCTCGTTGGTCAAATTGTATGAAGGTCAATGAGACTCTATGTCAAATAGCCATTGAAGAAGAaccttttaataatattaagagatGTTATTTTGGTGAATGGGAGAGAAATTATGATGATGGTGATTTCGGAAGTTTCGTAGGGAGGGAATGCGGTGCATCGGAAGGGTCAGAGTTTGGAAGTAACCTAAATTTTCATGGTTGTGTTGGGGAGGAGATGACGGTGGAAGAGGCGGAGGGGATCCTCCGTAGGGAGGCACGCGCGGCTACAAAAGACAGGAAGGGTGACGTGGATGGCCAACATATTACTGGGATACAAAACGATAGACATATTAATGAGGTAATTGATGGTTTAGTTGGCCAAGATGGGTGCATTAATGAGGAAGGTGATGATTTAGAGGGGATGTCCAGAAATTTTAACGTTGCACTTAATGAGGTAGGTGGTGAGAGGCAAACCCTAACTGAGTTAAAAAACTTATATGTTGATATTGGGCCTATGGGTGACTGGGCCCAATTCCAAACATTAGAGAGGGGGATGTGCTTAGCTGGAACAGGCCCATCCATCAGTGAAATTGAATTTTCTGGGATAGGAAGTAGGGCTGATGTGGCCCTAGGTCAACCTAACAACGGCCATCTTACAACGCCGGTTGCGCTCGTCGGAGATAAGGGGGCCTTCACTGTGGCTGCATGTGCGCGGAGGGACACATCTGTTCGAATGGTGGACGCTTCAGCGGCGGTGGCGACGAGAACGGAGGTCGCTCCCGCTGTACATGACGCTGCGACGCCGCCTTTCGTAAGCAACCATGGTCGCGACGATCGAAGGGAGGTTGTTGCTGTGTTATCACAACCCACTAGGGGTGTCACTCGAACTGGTTCTCTCTCTGCCGCACACGAAGTTGTTTTGTTGCTGCCTTGCCTTGATGCACCGGCCACGCCTGTCGGAGATGGTTACTGGGTGGTGGCGGAAACTTCCTCGGAATCTGGAAGTGATCCTGCGTACTCTCTGGTGGTCCGTAGACCGCTACACTTTGCTGCAACATTTACTGGGGGTCTTTCTGTGAGCCCTGTGGGGAACGTGAGGTTTCAGCGTCAAGCTACAGCGTTACCAGATGTTGGACAAAGGTTGATGGAAGTTGGGGAGTGTAGCAACAGCAAGTCACAAAAGGTGGGGATTACATGTCCTAACAGACCCAAAGATCAATCTCGCACAATGGATGTAAG GTCTCATCGGGTACTTCTATCTGGCAAGGTTGGATTGAGGGATGGAAGGGTCAGGTTGATGATTTTGTTTatggaatgtggtaaaggaagTGCCTTTGATGTATTATGTTCAGTATGGTGGTGGAATCTTGTATGGCGGTAG
- the LOC137815832 gene encoding protein MAIN-LIKE 1-like encodes MIDVDDHIDDELQQGFCDDEQVDHAEGFPGRPYDMSLLVKFVDHVVVKLWEGEDWGELKLVSHGRKLHKFGMPHVDIEFFVQNYGLFSSCNISYEMGDKRLILAFVERWHQKTNSFHLPIGEMTIKLDDVSSHLNLPILG; translated from the exons ATGATTGATGTTGATGATCATATTGATGATGAGCTACAACAAGGATTCTGTGATGATGAGCAAGTGGACCATGCAGAAGGGTTTCCTGGGAGACCTTATGATATGTCGTTGCTGGTAAAATTCGTTGACCATGTTGTTGTTAAGCTGTGGGAGGGGgag GATTGGGGAGAACTTAAATTGGTATCCCACGGTAGAAAATTACATAAATTTGGGATGCCTCATGTTGATATTGAGTTTTTTGTACAAAATTATGGATTGTTTAGTTCGTGCAATATAAGTTATGAGATGGGGGACAAGAGACTAATTTTAGCCTTTGTCGAGAGGTGGCATCAGAAGACAAACTCATTCCACCTTCCCATAGGTGAGATGACCATCAAACTTGATGATGTGTCATCTCATTTAAACCTGCCCATTTTGGGTTAA